From one Branchiostoma floridae strain S238N-H82 chromosome 3, Bfl_VNyyK, whole genome shotgun sequence genomic stretch:
- the LOC118411157 gene encoding protein hinderin-like → MAAHLRPYEVFWTKDVTDEENSLVHVPGVTDIGNKRPQKRVPGRRSRDLDPRMPSPTAHSTPERDDNSTKHSGIEAEDSGKEVEDSIIKHQKEKIIKNGSAESKKPALKDLRIEDKKRVANLIKELAKYGQDFLSCFDVHVDSLLHPPYKADSVQFLVL, encoded by the exons atggcggcacatCTCAGACCGTACGAAGTTTTCTGGACGAAAGACG TCACTGATGAAGAGAACTCCCTTGTCCATGTGCCAG GTGTAACTGATATCGGCAACAAGAGACCACAGAAGAGGGTGCCGGGAAGGAGATCACGTGATCTTGATCCCAGGATGCCCAGCCCAACGGCACACAGCACGCCAGAGAGGGACGACAACAGCACAAAGCAttctgggatagaagcagaGGACAGTGGGAAGGAGGTGGAGGATTCCATCATCAAACATCAAAAAGAGAAGATTATCAAG AATGGCAGTGCTGAGAGTAAGAAGCCAGCCTTGAAGGACCTGAGAATAGAAGACAAGAAGAGGGTGGCTAATCTCATCAAGGAACTGGCAAAGTATGGACAAGATTTTCTGTCTTGTTTTGATGTTCATGTAGACAGCCTCCTTCATCCCCCATACAAAGCAGATTCTGTTCAGTTTCTAGTCCTTTGA
- the LOC118411156 gene encoding uncharacterized protein LOC118411156 yields the protein MSCFSYRVGEEKEKAVETLQTERQTYGQKLQQLEQEHQKTLQAIQDQYQHLAQERDHIQSRAAMAEQQYQETQALLTLYQRQITEQQEMVNEKLNESLNELLSSPRRLSPQVPETVPHTAMPASTVGFTPPQRLDRGVQDPVPPQRYANLYTPQVNMVQPGAEVSLRGMSRVGPTTHGKQGETDLSGSYRPKECTVPSRDVIYSDNEDTVYTGKYAVHYYMDHPERIQSNLPPGALPSDRPAPPQYNSVIPSHDPETHSAHSASSVISSVRSTPPTNHDLPKPSSLPAETFFPYSSQQSSSQYSSADFQPLKPELDFDSQSTQAGREIASQIRTEQQGYVYDKSQTNGHAHYRVEQNGIGAQVHHGLMAMHDGKDGTEEALSRQQAWEQQREQLMAQKERLIEEQERLRRMLAAQEDQLNLKRAQLHRQQVRHKGRLQFFEEMGRFPSDSSVASSVRSSIPSTDRKLPRAPVSRPSSQPRQPSRTSKESGRRRNMKRQQELPTDPRMDNPSRHGVEPFDWDHTYDYSHPTYIQTNVSQEAGVSDPSSLGRGYRQGKPRTDMPRYDQWLQVDTDGTSDQVSSQELSPPSTKYPPSEPGFKSPVRLSKPETTGGPGKQQDTPVTEPIRAATAEKGVGGETAGDDGKEQERPRSRVSDASSIKGFASLYPGEQKNSPGTVAGTTADMATSPAYTESSVQTDGGTVSVGTSPVHFSQINSQNKQRPASSTGSFLSSLVDIVDLVDRNSITSEPPSLGSHSGHRHGSRVTPLHHGNKSSRPNSRQRPWTAPSSEKKGVIGHGRIGSIGREGGSRYDRTAPLGREGVSGYDRTVPLGQEGVTGYDRGISPDLFADDEEEESITEQESRILEEVFFLK from the exons ATgtcttgtttttcctacagAGTCGGAGAAGAGAAGGAGAAAGCCGTGGAGACcttacagacagaaagacagacgtACGGACAGAAGTTACAACAGTTAGAACAGGAGCACCAGAAAACCCTGCAGGCCATACAGGACCAGTATCAGCACCTGGCTCAGGAGAGGGACCACATACAGTCTCGGGCAGCCATGGCAGAG CAACAGTACCAGGAGACCCAGGCCTTGCTGACTTTGTACCAGCGACAGATCACAGAACAGCAGGAGATGGTCAACGAGAAGCTGAATGAGTCGCTCAATGAGCTGCTAtcttcaccaaggaggttgtcaCCACAG GTGCCAGAAACTGTACCGCATACAGCAATGCCTGCGTCTACTGTAGGGTTCACACCACCTCAGAGGTTAGACAGGGGTGTACAGGATCCTGTCCCTCCACAGAGGTATGCCAACCTCTACACCCCTCAAGTCAACATGGTACAGCCTGGTGCTGAGGTCTCTTTGAGAGGAATGTCCCGCGTGGGACCTACCACTCATGGGAAACAGGGGGAAACAGACCTCAGTGGTTCttatag GCCAAAGGAGTGCACAGTTCCATCCAGAGATGTGATTTACTCTGACAATGAAGACACAGTGTACACAG GAAAGTATGCTGTCCACTATTACATGGACCATCCAGAGAGGATCCAGTCCAACCTCCCGCCCGGCGCGTTACCGTCTGACCGGCCCGCCCCTCCCCAGTACAACTCCGTCATTCCCTCACACGACCCCGAAACACACAGCGCTCACAGCGCCAGTTCGGTCATCTCTTCCGTGCGATCCACACCGCCCACGAACCATGATCTGCCCAAACCATCGTCTTTGCCGGCAGAGACTTTCTTCCCCTACTCTAGCCAGCAGTCTAGTTCTCAGTACTCCTCTGCAGACTTCCAGCCGTTAAAACCCGAGCTGGATTTCGATTCGCAGTCGACGCAAGCAGGCCGCGAAATCGCATCTCAAATAAGGACTGAACAGCAGGGCTATGTGTACGACAAGTCACAGACAAATGGACACGCTCACTATAGAGTTGAACAAAACGGGATTGGTGCCCAAGTGCATCATGGGTTAATGgcaatgcatgatgggaaggatGGTACGGAGGAGGCGTTGTCACGGCAACAGGCGTGGGAACAGCAGAGAGAACAGCTGATGGCACAGAAGGAGAGACTGATAGAGGAGCAGGAGAGGTTGAGGAGGATGCTGGCAGCACAAGAGGACCAACTGAACCTGAAGAGGGCTCAGCTGCACAGACAACAG GTAAGACATAAGGGCAGGCTGCAGTTCTTTGAGGAGATGGGGCGTTTTCCTTCCGACTCCAGCGTGGCTTCCTCAGTGCGCAGCTCTATCCCATCCACGGACCGTAAACTGCCCCGTGCGCCTGTCTCACGCCCATCCAGTCAGCCCCGCCAACCATCTCGAACATCGAAGGAATCcgggagaagaagaaacatgaaaCGCCAACAAGAACTCCCCACGGATCCTAGAATGGATAATCCCAGTAGGCATGGTGTTGAACCGTTTGACTGGGACCACACCTATGACTACAGCCATCCCACCTACATACAGACAAACGTATCGCAGGAGGCCGGGGTTTCAGATCCATCCAGTCTGGGAAGAGGATACAGACAAGGGAAGCCCAGAACCGACATGCCTAG gtacgATCAGTGGTTACAGGTGGACACAGACGGAACATCGGACCAGGTCTCCTCCCAGGAGCTGTCCCCACCCTCCACCAAGTACCCCCCCTCAGAACCCGGCTTCAAGTCTCCCGTAAGACTCTCCAAGCCTGAGACTACCGGGGGACCAGGGAAACAACAGGACACTCCTGTTACTG AACCCATCCGAGCTGCTACAGCAGagaagggggtggggggcgaGACTGCAGGGGATGATGGGAAGGAGCAGGAGAGGCCCAGGTCAAGGGTCAGCGATGCCAGCTCCATCAAGGGTTTTGCCTCCCTGTACCCAGGGGAGCAGAAGAACTCCCCAGGGACAG TTGCAGGTACCACAGCAGACATGGCCACCTCCCCAGCCTACACAGAGTCCAGTGTACAGACAGACGGAGGTACTGTGTCTGTGGGCACCTCTCCTGTGCACTTCTCACAGATCAACTCACAGAACAAGCAAAGGCCTGCTAGCAG CACTGGCAGCTTCTTGTCATCTTTGGTGGACATAGTGGACTTGGTGGATCGGAATTCCATCACGTCAGAACCTCCGTCATTGGGTAGTCATTCTGGACATCGCCATGGCAGCAGGGTCACGCCCCTTCACCATGGAAACAAGTCGTCACGTCCAAACAGCAGGCAACGTCCATGGACCGCACCATCTTCCGAGAAAAAGGGGGTGATAGGACATGGAAGGATTGGGTCAATAGGTCGGGAGGGGGGGTCAAGGTATGACAGGACTGCGCCATTGGGAAGGGAGGGGGTGTCGGGGTACGACCGGACTGTGCCATTAGGTCAGGAGGGGGTGACAGGGTATGATCGAGGTATCAGTCCAGACCTGTTTGCAGATGACGAAGAGGAAGAGTCCATTACGGAACAGGAGTCCAGAATTCTAGAGGAAGTCTTCTTCTTGAAGTAA